The Vidua macroura isolate BioBank_ID:100142 chromosome 4, ASM2450914v1, whole genome shotgun sequence genome window below encodes:
- the LOC128806146 gene encoding nucleolar pre-ribosomal-associated protein 1-like translates to MKQQRSARDWDAPPCQCPERCQAVLGSRVWFWSPEVRNGSPRLRASQKANQTLEATACWKISRGGVQAAQAAERGPGFPRPFCRHLWKVKSRYPLGMSECLTVVFFFMASSTKQHEWILRFLGEGLRDKHCCELYVYQGIFQVIPSFLSSPLCDEGSQRRILEIRQSAARVTSRAAHELIEDHSLLSGVLHGLEKRFLENQVINNMISLLHPLWLINLGDKRENRNRSQMLLLRWTYDLSICI, encoded by the exons ATGAAGCAGCAGCGCAGTGCCCGAGACTGGGACGCGCCACCGTGCCAGTGCCCGGAGCGCTgtcaggcagtgctgggatccCGGGTGTGGTTCTGGTCTCCAGAGGTGAGgaatggcagccccaggctcagagccagtcagaaagccaaccaA acgctggaagcgaccgcgtgctGGAAAATCTCGCGGGGTGGCGTGCAGGCGGCGcaggcggcggagcggggccccggctttccccgccctTTCTGCCGGCATCTgtggaaggtcaa gagcaggtatcctttgggAATGTctgaatgtctgacggtggtatttttctttatggcttccagtacaaaacagcacgagtggatcctcagatttcttggggaagggctgcgtgacaaacattgctgtgagctttaTGTCTACCAGgggattttccaggtcattccttcctttctcagcagtcctttgtgtgacgagggctcccag cgtcgtattctggagatacgacagagtgctgcccgtgtcacctctagagctgcccatgagctgatagaggatcacagcctcctctcgggggtcctgcacggcttagagaaaag gtttctggagaaccaGGTGATAAATAAcatgatttccttactccatcctctgtggctaataaatttaggagacaagagagaaaacaggaatcgatcccagatgctgctgttgagatggacatatgatctatctatctgtatatag
- the LOC128806147 gene encoding maestro heat-like repeat-containing protein family member 6, which yields MTELQAEPDVSPDSAELSEDSEAAVNGHRAKPEMAVNEDVPITNAKTRETQGLTNTGTTPAPTMIPAPTMDFFKETAVPSQQRVPAKVKDIHQSLLSHVSADARLQRDIVRLAEEHPADVVLTLLRCAPTCDRAAAMMWRAIGSSGPAVEKVLPTLLCVMEDWPQHRMCTSDGDNEAVFALAATLVIWVIVPKYNKAMIPFTGQLFVALLFHVAITTQQMPPEEVGHFWRACQEEHRLPSKPNRFAVQAMKALLYRLPCDKLVMAMERKRGWDTLLRAHTQHYAMGLLAREMRRVSIIFCSCIASHVLWHLSREEPCWDLPALAFLVEVLDCLDFSKYGGSVLNIMSRHLQSECSQRRRLALRGLVLLSKDPSMARRMCSLSRSLLELVGDADGEVVSMSLRVLTNVLPHHGILRSSIIAPKLAEVLLLLFDHKNSHVQLLCIQLFCKLMELVADEGKKPLKTIVNESLYALLIYCHDDNWHVAKASRETLHCAAKFLMRRDLEQLVEKEQLSKFVKCLLAEDRIRAAEHLRRALPYLQSPEEPLREAALSFMGMDEFPMMRGQQEELHALSQGLEAPRNNASQSCSKNEISVPRTAPGDTEMHITS from the exons ATGACcgagctccaggcagagcctgatGTCAGCCCAGATTCGGCTGAGCTCTCAGAAGACTCTGAGGCTGCAGTGAATGGTCACAGGGCAAAGCCTGAAATGGCAGTGAATGAGGATGTGCCCATCACAAACGCCAAAACCAGAGAGACTCAGGGCCTCACAAATACTGGTACCACGCCTGCTCCAACTATGATTCCCGCTCCCACTATGGATTTTTTCAAAGAGACTGCTGTTCCTTCTCAGCAGCGG gtgccagccaaggtgaagGACATCCACCAGAGTCTCCTGTCCCACGTCTCTGCggatgccaggctgcaaagggacattgtgaggctggctgaagaacaccctgctgacgtggtgctgaccctcctgcgctgtgccccaacatgtgacag agcagctgcaatgATGTGGAGAGCCATAGGCTCATCGGGACCAGCAGTGGAGAAAgtgctgccaacactgctctgtgtgatggaggactggccACAGCACAGAATGTGCACCTCCGATGGGGACAACGAGGCTgtttttgccctggct gcaactcTGGTGATCTGGGTGATTGTGCCCAAGTACAACAAGGCGATGATCCCTTTTACTGGGCAAttgtttgtggctctgctcttccATGTTGCcatcaccacacagcagatgccaccagAGGAAGTTGGTCACTTCTGGAGAGCGTGCCAGGAGGAACACCGCCTTCCCAGCAAGCCCAACAG gtttgcagtgcaggccATGAAGGCTCTGCTCTACCGACTGCCGTGTGACAAGCTGGTGATGGCTATGGAGCGCAAGCGTGGCTGGGACACGCTGCTGCgtgctcacacccagcactatgccatgggtctgctggccag ggAGATGCGCCGTGTCTCGatcattttctgttcttgcaTCGCATCCCACGTGCTCTGgcacctcagcagggaggagccatgctgggatctgcctgccctggcattccttgtggag gtcctgGATTGCCTGGACTTCAGTAAATACGGTGGCAGCGTCCTGAACATCATGTCAAGGCACCTCCAGAGTGAATGCAGTCAGAGGCGTCGCCTGGCACTCAGAGGCCTCGTGCTGCTCAGCAAGGATCcctcgatg GCCAGAAGGATGTGCAGTCTGTCTCGCAGCCTTCTGGAGCTGGTGGGGGATGCAGATGGAGAGGTGGTCAGCATGAGCCTCCGTGTGCTCACGAATGTGCTCCCGCACCACGGCATCCTGCGATCCAGCATCATTGCCCCAAAGCTGGCTgaggtgctcctgctgctctttgaccaC AAAAACAGCCACGTGCAGTTGCTCTGCATTCAGCTCTTCTGTAAGCTGATGGAATTGGTAGCGGATGAGGGGAAAAAGCCCCTGAAGACAATTGTGAACGAGAGCCTGTACGCACTTTTAATCTACTGCCATGATGACAACTGGCACGTGGCAAAG gcctctCGGGAAACGCTGCATTGTGCGGCCAAGTTCCTGATGAGGAGAGATCTCGAACAGCTGgtggagaaggagcagctgtcAAAGTTTGTCAAGTGCCTG ctggcagaggacaggatccgagcggccgagcacctgcgccgggccctgccctacctgcagagcccagaggagcccctgcgagaggcggccCTCAGCTTCATGG GGATGGACGAGTTTCCCATGATGAGggggcagcaggaagagctcCACGCCCTCAGTCAgg GCCTTGAAGCCCCAAGGAATAATGCCAGCCAATCCTGCTCTAAAAATGAAATCAGTGTCCCAAGAACAGCACCAGGAGACACTGAAATGCACATCACCTCTTAG
- the LOC128806527 gene encoding uncharacterized protein LOC128806527, with product MSAPALGLPDVSKPFFLFSHEKQGIALGILAQNLGLYRRAVAYLSKQLDTAAKGWPGCLRAVAAVAVNIQEACKFTLGQKMTVLVSHTVSAVLEAKGGHWLSPQRFLKYQAVLVEQDDVEIVVTNIVNPASFLSGSMGEPVIHDCLESIGATYSSRPDLKDTPLEGAEAWFTDGSSYVISGKRHAGYAVTTSREVIESGPLSANTSAQKAEIIALTRALELAKGKEINIYTDSRYAFGVVHAHGAIWRERRLLNSQGKNIKHAQEILRLLDAVQLPEKVAIMHIKAHQKVSSELEEGNMLADREAKDAAKGEVFEETVEATLIPDGKISIEGKPVYNKKDKKLIKAEKANYNQEGWAVTEEGRLIVPSYLLWSLVQKEHEKTHWGTDALYNHLKGKIIARKLQGTVIQVTRQCSLCLQTNPQNIPKPKVGQIGKGCGPGQQWQIDFTELPRKGGYHYLLVLTDTFSGRPEASPTRTAKAREVTKAL from the coding sequence atgtcagctccagctttaGGACTTCCAGACGTGAGTAAaccatttttcttgttttcccatGAAAAGCAAGGGATTGCCTTAGGAATATTAGCACAGAACTTGGGCCTgtatcggagagcagtggcttatcTCTCCAAACAGCTGGATACGGCAGCTAAAGGATGGCCAGGGTgtctcagagctgttgcagcagtggcagtgaaCATCCAGGAAGCGTGCAAATTCACCCTGGGCCAGAAGATGACTGTGCTAGTGTcccacacagtgtctgcagtccTTGAGGCAAAAGGGGGACATTGGCTCTCTCCACAGAGGTTTCTGAAGTACCAAGCTGTACTAGTAGAACAAGATGATGTTGAAATTGTGGTAACTAACATTGTGAATCCAGCTTCCTTTCTCAGCGGGAGTATGGGAGAACCAGTGATCCATGACTGTCTGGAAAGCATTGgagccacctactccagccgCCCGGATCTGAAGGACACCCCACTCGAAGGTGCTGAGGcttggtttactgatggaagcagctATGTCATCAGTGGAAAAAGGCACGCTGGATATGCGGTTACCACAAGCAGAGAGGTAATAGAGTCTGGACCCTTATCAGCAaacacctctgcacagaaggctgAAATAATTGCCTTAACTCGAGCCTTAGAGCTGGCGAAAGGAAAGGAGATTAATATCTACACGGACTCAAGGTATGCATTCGGGGTGGTTCATGCACATGGAGCTATTTGGAGAGAGAGAAGACTATTGAATTCGCAAGGAAAGAATATTAAACATGCACAAGAAATATTGAGACTACTAGATGCAGTACAACTACCTGAGAAAGTAGCcatcatgcacattaaggcacaccAAAAAGTGAGCTCTGAATTGGAAGAAGGGAATATGCTGGCGGACAGAGAGGCAAAAGACGCAGCCAAAGGTGAGGTATTTGAGGAGACAGTGGAAGCAACATTGATCCCAGATGGAAAAATTTCTATTGAAGGTAAGCCAGTGTACAATAAAAAGGATAAGAAACTTATTaaggcagaaaaagcaaattataatCAAGAAGGATGGGCTGTAACAGAGGAAGGGAGACTTATAGTGCCTTCCTATTTGTTGTGGTCATTAGTGCAGAAAGAACATGAAAAGACACATTGGGGAACAGATGCCCTGTATAAccatctgaaaggaaaaattatagCTAGAAAACTACAGGGTACAGTAATACAAGTAACTCGTCAGTGCAGCCTTTGCCTCCAAACTAATCCCCAAAACATTCCAAAGCCTAAAGTTGGACAAATTGGGAAAGGTTGTGGACCTGGGCAGCAGTGGCAAATCGATTTCACAGAATTACCCAGAAAGGGGGGATATCATTACCTCCTGGTATTGACTGATACCTTTTCAGGTCGGCCAGAAGCTTCTCCTACTAGGACAGCTAAAGCACGAGAGGTAACCAAAGCATTGTAG